A single Methanothrix sp. DNA region contains:
- a CDS encoding methanogenesis marker 8 protein, with product MHVMELLGRSAIKVSEEKVVDATEPVIEWCPLFDKVRGIKKVTRESAAENMEFRIKEHGMFSSRRKLEMDTFVGFGASESMMTGLLRGIIDAAVTVCDGAGTVITSNGSLVQGMGGYISGLLETDPIPEVIEGIESRGGHVLSPQSGRIDQIEGAAYAINAGYSRFAVTVADAESAERLRELEESAGVRIMIIGVHLTGISLIDARRLLKVADIVTGCASKHIRDEVAPLVQVGTAIPLFGLTQWGKELLVERAKDVTGPLLINTMPLPVLPERKQPRPLV from the coding sequence ATGCATGTGATGGAACTATTGGGAAGATCGGCCATAAAGGTCAGCGAGGAGAAGGTAGTGGATGCCACTGAGCCGGTGATTGAGTGGTGCCCACTTTTTGATAAGGTTCGGGGAATAAAAAAGGTGACAAGGGAGTCTGCAGCGGAGAACATGGAGTTTCGCATAAAAGAGCATGGCATGTTCTCCTCCCGCCGCAAGCTGGAGATGGATACATTCGTCGGCTTTGGGGCATCGGAGTCGATGATGACCGGCCTGTTGAGAGGGATAATCGATGCTGCTGTAACAGTATGCGATGGCGCAGGGACGGTCATCACCTCCAACGGATCTTTAGTCCAGGGAATGGGAGGCTATATCTCAGGACTGCTGGAGACAGATCCCATCCCCGAGGTCATTGAGGGGATAGAATCGAGGGGGGGGCATGTTCTCTCTCCCCAGAGCGGCAGGATCGACCAGATCGAAGGAGCGGCTTATGCCATAAATGCTGGGTATTCCCGGTTCGCAGTGACGGTTGCAGATGCCGAGAGTGCTGAGAGGCTGAGGGAGCTGGAGGAGTCAGCCGGGGTGAGGATAATGATAATCGGGGTTCATCTCACAGGGATCAGCCTGATTGATGCCAGAAGGCTGCTGAAGGTGGCGGATATCGTCACCGGCTGTGCCTCCAAGCATATCAGAGATGAGGTGGCGCCACTGGTGCAGGTGGGGACTGCAATCCCCCTCTTCGGCCTGACCCAATGGGGAAAGGAGCTGCTGGTGGAGAGGGCAAAGGATGTCACCGGGCCGCTGCTGATAAACACCATGCCCCTTCCCGTCCTGCCGGAGAGGAAACAGCCCCGGCCACTGGTCTAG
- the ftsZ gene encoding cell division protein FtsZ, translating to MKYVIDDAISRAEAESRIKPSSMIQSDEELVSVLEELTTVIRVIGCGGGGSNTIDRLAECGIQGAELFAINTDAQHLLHINADRRFLIGRRTTRGLGAGSLPAIGEEAAQEDIDEIKAAVDGADMVFVTCGLGGGTGTGASPVVAEAAREAGALTISIVTIPFSAEGSIRMQNAEAGLKRLREVSDTVIVVPNDRLLDVVPNLPLQAAFKVADEVLMRSVKGSTELITRPGLINLDFADVRTVMTNGGVAMIGMGEAEGEEKARDSVVKALRSPLLDVDVSCATSALVNVVGGADMTIADAETVVDEVYQKINPDARIIWGAQIDMNLDHTLRTMLVVTGVSSPQILGKDMSKRVTSRHGIDFLSRRARY from the coding sequence ATGAAGTACGTCATCGACGACGCTATAAGCAGAGCTGAGGCTGAGAGCAGAATCAAGCCTTCCAGCATGATCCAGAGCGATGAGGAATTGGTATCAGTTCTGGAAGAGCTGACCACAGTGATCAGGGTAATTGGCTGTGGCGGGGGAGGCTCGAACACCATAGACCGGCTGGCAGAATGCGGCATTCAGGGGGCGGAGCTCTTTGCGATCAACACCGATGCCCAGCACCTCTTGCATATCAATGCCGATCGCCGTTTCCTGATCGGCAGGCGCACCACCCGCGGCCTGGGGGCGGGAAGCCTGCCTGCCATCGGCGAGGAGGCAGCGCAGGAGGATATCGACGAGATCAAGGCGGCAGTGGATGGGGCAGACATGGTCTTCGTCACCTGCGGCCTGGGCGGCGGCACTGGCACTGGAGCCTCGCCGGTGGTGGCGGAGGCCGCCCGGGAGGCGGGCGCCCTGACCATATCCATTGTCACCATCCCCTTCAGCGCTGAGGGATCAATAAGGATGCAGAATGCAGAAGCGGGCTTGAAGAGGCTGAGAGAGGTCTCGGACACTGTGATTGTGGTGCCCAACGACAGGCTTCTTGATGTCGTTCCCAACCTCCCCCTGCAGGCGGCCTTCAAGGTGGCGGATGAGGTGCTTATGCGCTCGGTCAAGGGGAGCACTGAGCTCATAACCCGCCCCGGCCTGATCAACCTGGACTTCGCCGACGTCAGAACAGTGATGACAAACGGCGGAGTGGCCATGATCGGAATGGGCGAGGCAGAGGGAGAGGAGAAGGCGCGGGACTCAGTGGTGAAGGCCCTGCGGAGCCCTCTCCTGGATGTGGATGTCTCCTGCGCAACATCCGCTCTGGTGAATGTGGTGGGCGGAGCGGACATGACCATCGCCGATGCCGAGACCGTAGTGGATGAGGTCTATCAGAAGATCAATCCCGATGCTCGCATAATCTGGGGGGCACAGATAGACATGAACCTCGACCATACCCTAAGGACTATGCTGGTGGTCACGGGGGTCTCATCCCCCCAGATACTGGGAAAGGATATGAGCAAGAGGGTGACCTCC